The Candidatus Dormiibacterota bacterium genomic interval CGCAGGTCATGCGCGTACCCCATATGGCGCTCGCCGGTGCGCCGGTTGTGCGCCGCGCGACCAGCACGATCCCGGCAAACGCCACGATCGGCAGTACCGCGAATATCTGGACCGCCGTCTTCGCAATCGGCGGCGGCAGCGCCAGCTACCAACAGGTTCCCGCTACGCTCGAAGCCCAGACCGCGCATGGAAATATCTGGATCGATAGTTCGCTGATCAGCGGTTCTAATTCGTCGCCGTCGTTCAATGCTGGAAATGCGACCCAGACCGCCGGAACGATCGCGGCCGATTTTGAGAACGCCTACGTCTCGGATACCACGCATTTCGGTACTCCCCATTACGCATCGACGGCGCCGGGCTTGCAGGTGCAGTATGCGACCTGCAGTGCGACCGGCGTACAGACGGGTAGCAGCGCCGCCCAGTACATCGCGGAGCCTACCGACCAGCGGATCGACGTGATGGTGCTTAATTCCGCAAATCTGGGAAGCGGCGTCGGCGGCTATTTCAGCTCGCTCAATTACTATCCGCAGAGCATCGTCAATTGTTTTGCCGCGAGCAACTCGGCGACGCCGCAGTACTCTAATGAAGCGCCCATGGTGTACGTCGGCTGGTTCCAGTCGGACGGCGCGGCTTACGAATTAGGCGAAGATCTCGTCCGTGGAACGGGCCACGAGTTCCAGCATTTGATCAACTTCGTGAATCATTCGATCCTCGCGAGCGGAGCGAATTCGCCCACCTACGATGGTTCCGAAGATTCGTTCATCAACGAAGGCCTCTCGATGCTGGCTCAGGATCTCGCGGTGAACGCGATGTATCCGAGCGTCCCGTTCGATTCGCTCGATGCGCTCGAACACGCCGCGGCGTATCTCAACGCGCCGCAGAACTTCTCGATCAGCGGATTCATCGGGATCGATAGCGCTCCGTATGGTGACGGTTCGACGGTCGCGTACAACTGCGGCGGCGGCTGTTACGGCGGAGCCTATCTGTTCCAGCGCTACATGCGCGACCGTTTCGGCGGCGATACCTACACGCGCGGAATGGAAAACAGCGGCATCACCGGTTTTGCCAACCTCGTCGCAAACTGTGGCTGCAACGAAACGGCTCCGGGCCTGTTGCAGGACTTCGCCCTCGCGATGAGCGCCGATACGGTCGGGCTCACGGGGCAGAGCGCGCCGTACTCGTTCGGAACCTTGGACATCAGGCACGGGCGCTATCCCTCGCCCCTCTCGCTCTATCAATCGCCCGATCTCACGGGGCTCAATGCCATGGCGCTATTGCCCAACACCGCCGGGACCGCAACGGCGCCGGTAGGAGGCTTCGCCTTCTTCGGGCTCTCCTCGCCGGCAAGCGAGGCTTTCTCGGTGACCGACACCACCCCGACGGCGGGCTTCGGGCTGCTGGGAGGGCTTGCTCAGCACTAGGGGGCGGGAGCGTTCAAGGGAGCAAGGGTTTGCCGGGACGGTGGCAAACTGCGATAAAAGTCATCAAGTAAATTAGATGGAGGTTTCTTTTTCATGAAACTGACCACGCGTATCCTCGCCTTTCCAGTCTTCGCACTGATTGTCGCCGCAGCGGGATGCGGGGGCGGTTCCACGACCTCGACGCCGCCGACCACCAGCCCCACCACGGCGCCGACCACCAGCCCGACGTCGAGCCCAACCTCGTCGCCGACGTCGAGCCCAACTTCATCTCCGACGAGCGCACCCAGCACCGCCCCGGCCCCGACCTGGACGTTTAAAGGTTCGACCGGAACGCTGACCGCAACGTCGGGTCAAGCCGGTACAATAAGCTTGGCAGCCTATCAAGGCATCACGTTCTCCGCTACTTTTGGTGCGGCGAATGCGAACGGCACGATCGCTGTTGGCGATGCGCTCAACAACGGTACCGACGTTACGCCGAACACGCTTCCGGCCGACAACGCGACGTCCGGCGCGGTGCCGATCATCTACGTCTCGTTCTATAACGGCAGCACGACGAGCATCGGATTCGGATCGCAAACCCCGGCCATCACCGTCACCGATACGAGCGGCTTTGGAACGGCGACGGCCTGCGAGCTCGACGTGTATACGAACAACGGCGGCTCTACGACCACCTGGAACGCGGTTGCCGCCGGCGGTACGGTATCCGGCACCACGGCGACGATTCCGTCGGTAGCCCTCTCGGGGGGCATGACCGTCGATTTCCAGTCCGGTCAGCAAATCATCGCGGTTGCCTGCCACTAAGCGAGCGTGACCCCGAGCCGGAAGGGCGATGCGAAAGCGTCGCCCTTCGACTTTAATCGCGAGGTGGGTAGCGGCGGTCAGCCAATCTAGCAGGGTCATGCCCAAGACCGAATACTGGCAATGGTACGTCGAGGAATCGGCCCCGACGGAGCAGCACCACCATGCGATCGACGAAGTCTACTTCGCCGGGCGTTCCGAATTCCAGCAAGTCTCCGTCATTCGCACGCCCGTCTTCGGCAAGATGCTGATTCTCGACGGCGACACGCAGAGTTCGCAGAACGACGAAAAAATTTACCACGAAACGCTCGTGCATCCCGCGATGGCCGCGGCGGCGGATCGCAGCGACGTGCTGATCCTGGGCGGCGGCGAGGGCGCGACGCTACGCGAAGTACTGCGCGATCCGAGCGTGCGCCGCTGCACCATGGTCGACATCGACGGTTTGGTCGTGGACCTCTCCAAGAAATATCTTCCCGAATGGGCTGACGGCGCGTTCGAGGATCCGCGCGCTCGCGTGATCGTCGGCGACGCGCTGGCCTTTATGCGCGAGGATCGCGATACATACGGCGTGGTGATCTCCGATCTCACCGAGCCGCTCGAAGATTCGCCCAGCAACATCTTGTTTAATGAAGACGTTTTCGGGCTCATCAAAGCCCGGTTAGCCGACGGCGGCGTTTACGTGCTTCAGGCCAGCACCGCGGCCTTCCATAATGCCTCCCTGCATTGCAAGATGGCGCGAACGCTACACCGGCACTATCGTTACGTGACGTCGTTTTTCACGCACGTTCCCGCGTTCGATACCGACTGGGCGTTTTTGGTTTGCAGCGATCGCATCGACGTCTCAGCGCTCGATCCGGCGCGTATCGACGCGTATTGCGCCACCCTGCGCGGCGAGAGTTTTTTTTACGACGCTCAGACGCACCGTCGCATTTTCGCGTTACCGCTCTATTTACGGCGGATGCTCGCTGCCGACGGGGAGACGTTCTAAGACATGGACGCGGATTTTGCTTCGGCGCCGCATCGCTGGGAGAAAGAGAAGTCGCACTTCGTCGCGTTGCTCGATCTCAAACTCGAGAGCGTAGAACACGGCAAAGCGGTAATGCGCATGCCGTTTCGGCCCGAAATCGCCAACGGGGCCGGCGCCGTCCACGGTGGTGCGATCGTGAGCCTGTGCGATACGGTCTTTTACGTGGCGCTCGCATCGGTGTACGGGCGCGAACAAGATACGGTCACCGTCGCGCTGCAATGCAACTTTCTGGCTCCCGCCCTGCCTCCGCACGATCTGATCGCCGAGGCCACGGTGCTGCGCTCGGGCCGCCGCATCTGTTACGGCGAGGTGCAGGTGCTTAGCAACGGCCGGCTCGTCGCCCACGCGACGCTGAATTTTCTCAACACCTATCCTGAAGAGCGGACGCCCAAAGGGGCGCTGCACTCAAAAGACGCCGCACCCCTTAAGGAGTCACAACCGTGAACACGGAGAGCCCTGTAAAACGCACCGCCCTATACGACGAACACGTTCGGTTGGGCGCGCGGCTGATACCGTTCGGCGGCTTCGACATGCCGGTGCAGTACGGCGGGATCCTCAAAGAGCACGATGCCGTCCGGCATCGCGCCGGGCTCTTCGACCTCTCTCACATGGGGCAATTTATTCTCGAAGGTGAGAACGTCGCCGCCTGGGCCGAGACGCTGACGATCAATGCGGTCGCGAGCATGAAGCCGCTGCAAGCCCGATATAATATCTTCTGCAATCCGCAAGGCGGCGCGCACGACGATACGATTTTTTATCGCCTCGATGGCCGTTGGCTACTGGTGGTCAATGCGTCGAACGCCGATAAAATGTGGGCGCATCTCAACGCGAATCTCGGCGATAGCGGCGTGAAGCTCACGAATCTCCACGGCCGCAACGCGCTGATCGCGATTCAAGGCCCCAAGGCGGTCGCGATGTTGCAACGGCACGTCGACATCGATCTCTCTGCGGTGAAGTATTATTTCTGCGCGCAGGGTAACGCGTACGGCAAGCCCGCGATTCTCGCGCGAACGGGATACACCGGCGAGGACGGCTTCGAGCTGTTTCTCGAAGGAGCGGATGCCGCCGATATTTGGAGCGCATTGCTCCGCGATCACGCAGATGAGGGCCTTGAGGCGTGCGGTCTCGGCGCGCGCGACGTCCTGCGCCTGGAGGCCGGGATGCCCCTCTACGGCCACGAGCTGACCGAAGAGATCACCCCGGTGCAAGCCGGGCAAACGTGGGCGCTCAAACTCTCCAAGCCGACGTTTGTCGGTAAGGAGGCGCTCGCGGAGCAACTCGAGCGCGACGACTTCTCTCGCATTGTCGGCTTGACGATGGAAGGCCGCGCTCCCGCCCGTGAGGGCTACGCGGTCTTTTTGGGCGACCGAGCCGTTGGCGAAGTACGCAGCGGTTCGCTCGCGCCTGCCGTCGGCAACAAAAACATCGCCACCGCCCTGGTCGCGAAGGAAGCCGCAACCGTCGGCACTTCCTTGACGGTCGAGATTCGTGGCACGCGGCATCAAGCAACGGTCGTTGCAATGCCGTTCTATAAACGTCCCCAGTAACCGCACTTTCTTTAGGAGATACGACGTCGTGGCGCAGCCTGCAGATCTGCTATATAGCAAAGAACACGAATGGGTGAAAATCGATGGCGACGTTGCGACGGTCGGTATTACCGACTACGCGCAGAACTCGCTTGGCGACATCGTCTACGTCGAGTTGCCGAAGGTCGGAAAGAAGATCGACCAGTTCGGAAATATCGGCGTCGTCGAGTCGGTGAAGGCCGTTTCGGATCTCTTTACGCCGATCGGCGGCGAAGTGATCGCAGTCAATGCCGGGCTCGATGCCGATCCGGCCGCGGTCAATCGCGAACCGTACGGCGCCGGCTGGCTCTTTAAGGTCAAAGTCGCCGACCCGTCGCAGAAGAGCAATCTGCTCTCGCCCTCCGACTACGAGGCCATAGCGGTCGATTAATATGTACACACCGCACACCGAACGCGATATTCGCGAGATGCTGGAGGCGATCGGCGTATCGTCGCTGGACGAACTCCTTCGCGTGCCCGCCGACGTCGCCCTCAAGACCGAACTCGATATCGTTCCGGCATTGCCGGAGTACCAACTGGCGCGGCGCTTCGAGCACTTCGCACGTAAGAATACCGGCGCGGACGCGATTTCGTTTTTAGGAGCGGGCGCGTATCGGCACTACGCTCCGCCCGCCATCGCATCGCTGGCCATGCGCGGCGAGTTTCTCACCGCGTATACGCCCTATCAAGCCGAGGTCTCGCAAGGGTATCTGCAGGCGATTTACGAGTGGCAGAGCTACATCTGTCTGCTGACGGGTATGGACATTGCCAACGCGTCCGTTTACGACGGCGCGACGGCTTTGGCCGAAGGCTCGATCATGGCCATCAACGCCAACGGTCGACGCAAGCTCTTGGTCTCGCGCGCGGTCGATCCGAACTATCGTGCGGTGCTCAAGACCTACTGCGACGGCCTCGACGTCGAGATCGACGAGATCCCCGTCCGCGCGGACGGAACGACCGATCTCGACGCACTCGAAGCCGCCGTTGCTAGCCAAACATATGCGGCGGTAGCGCTTCAATCACCGAATTTCTTCGGCGTCGTCGACTGCCTCTCGCCGGCCGCTCGCCAAGCGGTCGAAACGAGCGGCACGGTACCGATCGCCGTGATATCGGAAGCGCTCTCCCTCGCGGCGCTTGCGACGCCTGCATCCTGGGGAGCGCAGATCGTCGTCGGCGAAGCGCAGAGCTTCGGCGTCGCGCTTGCCTACGGCGGGCCCTACGTCGGCTTCATCGCATCGACCGAGGAACACATGCGCCGGATTCCGGGGCGATTGGTCGGAAAGAGCGTCGATAAAGAAGGCCGCCCGGCTTACGTCTTAACGCTGCAAGCGCGCGAACAACACATTCGGCGCGAGCGCGCCACGTCGAACATCTGCACCAATCAAGCGCACTGCGCGCTGATCGCGACGATGTATCTGTCGCTGATGGGCAAGACGGGCTTGCGCGACGTCGCCGCGCTCAATCTCGAGCGCTCCCGCGAAGCCGCCACGGCGGTTTCCTCGATCGACGGGATCGATCTGAAATTCTCGGCGCCGTTCTTCAACGAGTTCGTCATCGACGTCCACCAGGATACGGCACCGATTCTCGCCGCGCTCAAAACGCGCGGCATCTTGGGCGGCGTCGATCTAGGGCGCTTCTACCCGGAATATGCAACCTGCATCGTGATGGCCGCAACGGAGCTGACCACCACTGCAGATATCGCCGCACTCGTGGCGTCGCTTCAAGAGGTCGTACATGTCCACGCTCACGCCCGATAGCACCCAACCGCTCATCTTCGAACTCGGCCAAGAGGGCCGAGCGAACCGCTACGTCGAGACGGGAAAGCCGCTAGAAGCGTTCCTCCCGTCGTCGCTGCTGCGCTCGGAGCTTCCGCTGCCGGACAATAGCGAACTCGACGTGGTGCGCCATTTCACCAAGCTTTCGCAGCGAACGTTCGGTATCGATCTGGGTTTCTATCCGCTCGGATCTTGTACGATGAAATACAACCCGCGTGTGAACGATGCGATGGCCTCGTTGCCGCAGTTCCGGGATCTGCATCCGTACACTCCCGACGACATGGCACAGGGTGCGCTCCAGGTCATGTACGAACTCGAGCGCAACCTCGCATCGCTTTTCGGCATGGCTGCGTTCTCTCTGAATCCTTCGGCCGGTGCGCACGCGGAACTCGCGGCGTTGCTGATAGCTAAGAA includes:
- the gcvT gene encoding glycine cleavage system aminomethyltransferase GcvT; this translates as MNTESPVKRTALYDEHVRLGARLIPFGGFDMPVQYGGILKEHDAVRHRAGLFDLSHMGQFILEGENVAAWAETLTINAVASMKPLQARYNIFCNPQGGAHDDTIFYRLDGRWLLVVNASNADKMWAHLNANLGDSGVKLTNLHGRNALIAIQGPKAVAMLQRHVDIDLSAVKYYFCAQGNAYGKPAILARTGYTGEDGFELFLEGADAADIWSALLRDHADEGLEACGLGARDVLRLEAGMPLYGHELTEEITPVQAGQTWALKLSKPTFVGKEALAEQLERDDFSRIVGLTMEGRAPAREGYAVFLGDRAVGEVRSGSLAPAVGNKNIATALVAKEAATVGTSLTVEIRGTRHQATVVAMPFYKRPQ
- a CDS encoding PaaI family thioesterase, whose product is MDADFASAPHRWEKEKSHFVALLDLKLESVEHGKAVMRMPFRPEIANGAGAVHGGAIVSLCDTVFYVALASVYGREQDTVTVALQCNFLAPALPPHDLIAEATVLRSGRRICYGEVQVLSNGRLVAHATLNFLNTYPEERTPKGALHSKDAAPLKESQP
- the gcvPA gene encoding aminomethyl-transferring glycine dehydrogenase subunit GcvPA; protein product: MYTPHTERDIREMLEAIGVSSLDELLRVPADVALKTELDIVPALPEYQLARRFEHFARKNTGADAISFLGAGAYRHYAPPAIASLAMRGEFLTAYTPYQAEVSQGYLQAIYEWQSYICLLTGMDIANASVYDGATALAEGSIMAINANGRRKLLVSRAVDPNYRAVLKTYCDGLDVEIDEIPVRADGTTDLDALEAAVASQTYAAVALQSPNFFGVVDCLSPAARQAVETSGTVPIAVISEALSLAALATPASWGAQIVVGEAQSFGVALAYGGPYVGFIASTEEHMRRIPGRLVGKSVDKEGRPAYVLTLQAREQHIRRERATSNICTNQAHCALIATMYLSLMGKTGLRDVAALNLERSREAATAVSSIDGIDLKFSAPFFNEFVIDVHQDTAPILAALKTRGILGGVDLGRFYPEYATCIVMAATELTTTADIAALVASLQEVVHVHAHAR
- the gcvH gene encoding glycine cleavage system protein GcvH — protein: MAQPADLLYSKEHEWVKIDGDVATVGITDYAQNSLGDIVYVELPKVGKKIDQFGNIGVVESVKAVSDLFTPIGGEVIAVNAGLDADPAAVNREPYGAGWLFKVKVADPSQKSNLLSPSDYEAIAVD
- a CDS encoding spermidine synthase; translated protein: MPKTEYWQWYVEESAPTEQHHHAIDEVYFAGRSEFQQVSVIRTPVFGKMLILDGDTQSSQNDEKIYHETLVHPAMAAAADRSDVLILGGGEGATLREVLRDPSVRRCTMVDIDGLVVDLSKKYLPEWADGAFEDPRARVIVGDALAFMREDRDTYGVVISDLTEPLEDSPSNILFNEDVFGLIKARLADGGVYVLQASTAAFHNASLHCKMARTLHRHYRYVTSFFTHVPAFDTDWAFLVCSDRIDVSALDPARIDAYCATLRGESFFYDAQTHRRIFALPLYLRRMLAADGETF